TAGACTCTTTGCATCTGTATTTCCTTCTTTAATTTAATGAATTGCATCTATATTGATATCATATATTGTTGGTCAAGTGCACTGTTCAGGCATTGTTGTGAAGATTCAAAGCGACTATCATGttgattcattaaattttttttgctttCTTCTCTCTCACCCTCCCTCACTCAGTGTATGTGTTGAGATTTCATTAGCATTTTAGCATATGGTTAATGTGTTTATGCCTATATTCAGTGTTTTGTGTTGAGACACATCATTTGGAAGGCCCATATGTAAAAAGGTATCTCATAAAAGAACCTTAAAAAAAATGTCGATAAAAAGAAACTGAAGGGCAATCTTAACAAGTGCCTATTTCCCGAATAGCGATCGAATTATGGTCGTGAGCTCATCATCACGACGGGGTTGCGCAGCAATGGCCACTATCAATGGTCCAGGATCCTTAATGCCAACTAaataaaattctacaaaaatCTTCAGAAAAGTGCATCAATTAATACCAAAAGAAAAAACAGGGTAAAAAGGTCCACATGATGGGCATAGTAGGTAGATGtcaatcaaattttttaactTGGTTTTTCAACAAAGCACATGGCTTTCACATTTTAAAGAAAGAAGCCAAACGTTGGATCAAGCTCTTGGCCTTGGCACAATCAGGACGAAAAATATGGAACACATGATCCTCGCCTTCTGTCTCCATAAACTCTGCCTTTCCCTTCCACCCAGATTTCACCAATCTATCATAATACAACCTCCCTCTTTCCTTTAGTATATCCTTCTCTGCAACAATAACAAGGATTCTATCACATGCCAAGTTTGCAAGATCAGAGGATCCATCTACAAACGGATTGATTAGCGGATCATCGCACCCTTTATCAGAGGGACAAACATACAACCACCACTTATCCACTAATTCTTTCCTGAACTGATCAGTAACCTCCGATCCAATCGGGTTGGTTCCCCAAAAGTAAGGATGGATCATACCAATACCAACGATCTTCAGCTTGTAACTCAAATTCGATTCCTTAATTCGTAAAGCCAAATGATGTGCAATATTGGCACCAGAACTATCACCAGTCAAAAACACCTCGTCTAACTCAACATAATCCTTGATCCAAGCCTCATGGTTGCCATTTTCCTCCTTATGGGAAGCCACCCACTGGAGTGCAGCCCATGAATCTTCATATGCAGTCGGAAGAGGATGCTCCGGGACTAACCTGTAGTCAACTGAAAGAGCTATGATGTTAGCCTCAGCAACGAGCTTGTTGAGGCTGGTATGGTACTCCAGAGAAGCAGGCGATGCTGCACAAAAGGCTCCGCCATGAAAATAAACTACAAGGGGCAGCTTTTGAGGTTCAGTAACCAAGTTGGGGCGGTAAATCCTAGCTGAGACGCCCGTTTTGGGTAGGATGAGGATGTCCTTTGATAAAACGTTGGTTTCAGGGTCAAGTCCAGGGGGAACTACTTCGACGCCGGCGAGTCTCTCGAGGGTTCCATCTTTGTATACTTTAAGGAAAGGAAACAAATCAAGAGCAACTTCTGAAGTGATAGAACTCATGTCTTTTGTATGTCGGACAGGGAGAGATTGAGAGAGGGGGATACAGTAAAGAGAAAAACTAAGTAAGCAGCGTGTGAGATCTTACGCAGACCAAAATTGCTTAAATAGAGGAAATGTTTTAAATAGAACAGAGGCGGGCGGGCCGCCATGACTTTTTAACAATGACGTAAAAAATTTGCTTAATACacaaattaacccctaaattaTACCTTTTTTATTATCTTAGTATCTAAACTTTTGTTTTTGTCACAAATAgtacctaaactatttttttctCAAGTTAGTATATCCGTTagtaagtctattttcaaaaaaatgctTAACACGCAAATTGGTACGtaaattatgttttctttttttattttggtacttaaacatattttttttgtcaCGAGTGATACTTAAACTATTCTTCTATTACCTATTTTACACcaaaatgttatatatattaaaagagtTCCAGTCAATAATATTCTACCACatcaaaaaaacttaaaaaatatattttaaattcttttattcccatttttttttcttttgcataatttctttctttctttttctatttttttctaatttttctttttttccttcctttttattGTCTAGTAATCACAGCAGTGCTTGAAACTCGCCCTCCTAAGGTCAATACATTGGTGATTAAATTTGTTTTCAAACTTCACCGCCTGCTTGCTCGACCTGATGCTGAtaggataaaaaaaatttatttcatcaattaaaatcGATGTTTTCATATCCAGATCGAATCAGCTGGTTGGAATAGGAATCAATCAAAGTAGCAGTTTGAAGATAGGTATTGAATCGATACAGACTGATTGAaccaattttctctatttttaaatatttttttataaaatttttaataattgattTGATCAAATTGAACGAATTGATCAAACGGAGAACtagtagtttatatttttttaaataaacttaattgttTAGTTGACTATTGAACGGACAAAAGTACcaatttaagagaaaaaaaagtagTTCATGTATAGCTTATGATCAAAAAAATGTTTGGgtatcaaaattaaaaagaaaaaacatagtTAAGTTACCAATTTATTTGTTAAGCTTTTAAATAGACTTAACGGCTTAAACGAAGGtactaacttaaaaaatataatttaagtaccacttttagcaaaataaaaatttaattattaaaatagaaaaaaaaattaaatagcaaCATATGGGTTAAACCTAAAAAATTTTGACTTACTGCCCCGTTCAAAGTGGGACTGCAGATGTTATACGCCATTTCATTTTTTACCATTAATAAAaggattaattatttaattccaccCTAAGTCTCAAACAATACCCtacattttaaattcaaattcaatccTTAAAAGTATTAATCCATCAATTTATCTATTAATTTGGGTGCGAGCTTAGTCATTAGCTTGAAGGCTAAGTGCCAATTAAAACCGAACATGTAGcatatttaacttttaaaacatGTAGATTAAATTAGAAATATTATTGTGTGAGTAATTTAGATTTGACTAGAAATATTggaggattaaattaattttgtgtttagatCTGGTCCATACATAATATCAATATTAtacataattatataaatttgatttggttTGAAATGGATCTCAAATTTTGATTCAGTTAGAcctatatttataaatagttaacCCAATCATACTTCAGGTgcacatatattattttttattttaaaaaacgtaattatttttttattatatagtaattatataaatattttattatcacggtatacattttcttttattaaattcttTAACATAAACAACTTAacaacattttttaaatatttaaattataataaatatatttatttttcatagaCTTATCGTCATAACCAATGAACAGGCCGTTGAGGTGCTTCAAGGCCATTGGCTTGGAAGGGAGCAATGAATTCTCCTGTTAAAACAAGTGGCATTTAAAATGTTTGCTCTACAAGTTCAAATGTGAAACTCCATATAACAAAGTTCTTGATACAATGTAAATTGTCTTCCATAAGGCAAATTAATGATGGCTGATAGTGCAGGGAATGCTGATTTCAGGTgcacatatattattttttattttaaaaaacgtaattattttttttttctagagGAGGAAGATGAATTACTCCCTGAGAAGCTGGCAATTGCACCTAGAGGAACCATCAACTTGCATAATAAAAACTTTTCTGACTTCTTCTCTCCTTCCTCTGTGCTTGTTTAAGTTTGCTGGAACTTGCATTTTGGCTTTTTTTAGTGCATTTTAgcttgttttatttgtttatctaGAAAAATTCTTTCCTTAGAAAACAAGGAAAGACAAAAGTGTAACCATGGCCATGGCCCATATAGGAGGAAACGACACGTTCAGAAAAGTGCATCAGTTAAGACAAATTGTATAATGGAAAGGAAATACAAACAGATGCAGGGCATGTTGACAATAGGTTATATCTCAATCTCACCCTTCTTTTTTTAGTTTACTTACTAACCAAGCACCTCGCTTTCACATTTCCATTGAAAAGGAAGCTTCCCTTGGTTGAAGAAAGAAGCCAAACGTTTGATCAAGCGGTTGGCGTTGTCGCAATCAGGATTAAAGATATGGAACACATGATCCTCACCTTCCGTCTCCATAATCTCTGCCTTACCTTTCCACCCTGATTTCACCAATTTATCATAATACAACCACCCTCTACCCTTTAGTATATCCTTCTCTGCAACAATTATAAGGATTCTATCACATGCCAAGCCTGCAAGATCAGCACTCTCACCATCCACAAACGGATTGATAAGCGGATCATCGCACCCTTTGTCGGTGGGACAAACGTATAACCACCACTTATCCACTAATTCTTTCCTGGACCGATCATTAAGCTCCGGTCCTATCGGGCTCGCTCCCCAAAAGTAAGGATGGATCATACCGATACCAAGAATCTTCAGCTTTTGACCCAAATTCGATTCCTTGATTCGTAAAGCCAAGTGATGTGCAATATTGCCCCCAGCACTATCACCAGCCAAAAACACCTGTTCGAACTCAACATAGTCCTTGATCCAAGCTTCTTGGTTGCCATCTTCATCCTTGTGAGAAGCAATCCACTGAAGTGCAGCCCATGAATCTTCATATGCAGTAGGAAGAGGATGCTCCGGGACCAACCTATAGTCAACTGAAAGAGCAATGATGTTAGCCTCAGCAACGAGCTTGTTGAGGCTGGTATGGTAGGGCGGAAAAGCTGGAGATGCTACACAGAAGGCTCCACCATGAAAATAAACTACAAGGGGAAGCTTTCGATCTTCACTAATCAAGTTGGGGACGTAAATCCTAGCTGAGACGCCGGTTTCGGGGATGATGACGATGTCTTTTGATAAGACGTTGGTTTCAGGGTCAAGACCCGGGGGAACTACTTCGACTCCGGCGATTCTCTCGAGCGTTCCATTTTTGTATACTTTAAGATAGGGAAACAAATCAAGAGAAACCTCCGAGGCGTTAGATTCCATGTCTTTTGTGTCTCGGAGAGATTGAGAAGGGGGGTAAACTGTGAAGAGAAAAACTAAGCAAACTGTGTAATTTTACGCAGACAAAGGAAGAAAATGGCTTTAAAATGAAGACATGCTCTGAACAAAAACAGAGCGACAGAGAGCTATTGACTTTTTGACAAAGACAAAAAATACGTGGCTTATTATTCTGTTCAAAGACAGATTACGGATGTTGCCCaccatttaattttataacatttttaaaaaaccACCAGCAACCAGCCAACCACTAGCAAGTCTAATTAAAAAGGGTGGCATTGTCTTCAAgacttgtataaaaatatataatttttttggtaaatataattagaaaacataattttgaatatatcaatatttattttttcatttcatatataatatttaaagatTATATCTACAGTTAATATAATAACGTAGGTTGTGAGCTAAACTACACATTACGTTATTATATTTTGACTTAAAAGAATCAATTAATTATCGCACTAAATTCACCAATTTAGATTTTATCGTTAAGCTAAAAAAAGCCATTAAACCTTTAACTCTTTGATTACGTTATCCATAAAAAGCAATAGATGGATAAATTTGATAACGACGTGatagtttttagtttaattttatattttttcataaaaatagaataaaaaattatataaaaattattaatataaatttataaatattatttttttaaaatcatgatacttataaatattataaaagtttatcagaattctaataaattatatattttttataaaattcataaatagtataataaattctaataaattataaaaatagaaattataagaaaaaattcATTCAAACTCTTAAAATCATAACGAATACATAACATCAAACCAAtcattaaataatgaaaataatcgTCAGATCGTTAGGGtcatttttatattggataaaatATTCTTGATCTTcaacaaataaaatgataattgtaGAACCCTCTCCTCTTTGTTgataaattactattttttttaattttatctcaaAATTTTTAAGTATGGTACAGTAGTAGTCTAGATATTAAAAAGTTAAACTTTGTTTCCTAAGTATTAAATGATATAAAACATTTTTGGTATAAAACATTTTTGGTATGGTTAGAGACTATCAAACCAAAAGTTCATTATCTAACAGTTGTCCCAAAAGTTCATTATCTAACAGTTGTCAAAATTAGAATATGTCAGCGTGAAATGTTCTGACCAAAGTTTCCAAAACTAGATCAATGGTCAAATTGGTTAAGTCACTAATTCAACTTGTTCGTccaatttaactaaataaattattaaaaataaaaaaattagttcaacCACTTCGTACAATTGGCCAAAATCAGTTCCTAGATCAATCAATCTAATGACTTTCTTTGAATCGATACCCTTGTCGATTCTTGGTCCAATTGGTTCGGTCTAATTAAAACTACATAGATTCTAATGATTATTCTCATTATCCAACGGTTAGTCTAATGTCATGTGCTGTTTTTATCTTTGAGGTTTAATTTCCAAAATAAGGAACCAacaaatgaatttttatatattttttttatattttattaaaatttatatttttaataatttattagaacttattatgattttttataagttttataattattgataattttataattttataatttatattttatttgaatttttatatttttatgatatttattatttttataatatttacaaattttataagtTCATagaaagttttaaatatttttaacatgttttatttttttataattaattagaatttttataatatttataagtttttatgaatttttattagttttataattttttataatattataagtttatataattttgtaatattttatttttttatgattctaATGATTTTTATgggaaaaatataatattaaattaaaagtaatcaCGTGCTGTTATTTGATTAAtccattaattaattttaacatgattaaagataaaaataattaaaaaattaattgcttTTTTAAATGGCATGCTCAATTGAGGTAGAATTAATGCAAAAACTCAATTTATGTGAATTTAGCATaaaactcgatttttttttcgtATTCTTTTAAGACctatagaaattttgattaaaactGAATTAACCGACTGAATTGAACTAATTCTGTTAATCGATCGGTTAATCGATCTAATTTAGTCGAaagtcggttaataatttttaaaaaatttgattatcGGTTAATTCGCTTAATTCGGTTCAAAATTGAGTAATTAAGTGAATTAAAAAGATATATTACCAATTcagttaatttagttaatttcagttaattttaatttggttaattcagttaaatgaacattaacaatttattttttgatatgttttatacttgttttaacaaaaaatcaaaaacataaaaattttaactaattcAATTAACAGACGGAATTAACCAAAATAATTcgattaatttattttgaaaaaaaattcaactcaactaaagatttaaaaagtttaattaattcaattaatactaattaaatttgattaaccAATCGATTAAGGGATTGATAGCCCTTCAAATAAAccttaatttcttttatattgGCGTTCTAGATTCCACTGTCTACTTCTCACATCTCGGGGGGGTTTTATTACTTTCGCAAATGAATCATGTGCCACTAATATTTCGTGGCGAGCTAATGTATTCACCGTTAGTTCTTGCAATTTGTTAACGAGCCAACCCAAAATCTGTGGCACGTAATTCATAATGGTCTGACCACTAATTGGGCTTATTAAAATaatcatgaaattttaataatttcattataattacaattttttataaaatacaagTTTAAATCCATATATTCATTTCTTATCACACAAATAAAtttatagataaaattttaattttttttacataaattaaCTCACTTCAATTAATTACTTTATTGCTtgagttgaattataaattttagcttaaatgaaatgatgttattatttcaagcttttataaaaaataatacaaaaaaataattaaatataaaaatgatatgaAAAACAGATTAATTACAAAAACGGGTTAAAAGCTACCGAATTTATCTGATTAATTGGTAGTACCATCTTCACTTTTTGCAAATTATCAGTAACCAAGGTtgtggaaataaaaaaaaaaagtgatgtaAAGTGATGCTATCGAGTAGCCAGGCgataccaatttaaaattttttaaaaattgaccattgtgaaaaaaaagatattttttaatGAGTGTTTACAGTTGGCAACATCAATATCCTATATATAATCCTCCCCCCAATCAAAGAACAAATTTTGAGTGTTTATGGTTTCAAACAAATAAAACGATAGAGGAAAAAAATGGATGTTAGAAATTAGAATTGAATATCAACGATATTTGTTTCTCATTTGAGAAAtcaaggtttttatttttagtttaccttaaaaaacaaATTGATAAGGTTAGTTTgtagttatttttatattttttatttattttagtattatgtatgattatgtgAGTATATATTGATAATTAATAGTATGAGATATAAGCTATATTGTTTGATAAAAACTCTTTTTTGTTGATTTAAAATGGTATGAATTGTTTTAATAagaactaatattttttttaatttaatttacagaTTTAGTATCGAAAATGAATAACCAATTTTTCGTATACTTTCATTTTGATgggataattttacaaataacaATTGGTTGTATGTTTGAATTGTGCCATCAAATAAGAATGATGTTCAACAAAAGTGTAAAACTCGATGAAATGAAACAAAAGATTAGTGCGAAAGTTGCTTGACGTTGTAGGAAGAGAATGTCCaaactattttacaaatttctaaTTTCGACAAATTCGTGCAAATATAAGGAGATGGAACTTGTAGAGGATGATGACATGGAGATTATGATCACACTGGATTGCTCGCCTGAGAACATTAAACTTGTTGAGTTGTTCATGGAGTTGGTGGATGTTGAGCCCGTTCAAAATGTCACTCCATTAAATCAACAATATGAAGTTGAAGACCCATATACAAAGGTTCCGAAAGCCTCTGTTGATAGGTGGTCTTCTGTACACAGGTTTGGCTTTGATATGAATGTTGGGTGGGTAGAATTGTGTGATTATGGAATGACATCAACATGGGGCGGCAATCCACAAAATGCTCTAATTGTGTATAACAACCTTAATCTAGGTCTCATTTACAAATACATTCATTGGTGATTGGTATCGATGCAGATGATGAGGAAGGCCTTGATAATGATAGTGGTTTTAATGACCAAGGTGAAGATTTTAGTGACCTTGATATTGATGAGGTCCCGGACGATATAGATAAGGAAGGCACATACGATGATGATATTGTATATGCCCCTTTGCTCGAGAACCCAGCTCAAAGCATTGTTATACGAAATGATCCTTCAATCTACATGTTGAGCGTAGATCTTACTGCTGCACATGCATTTGAGCTCCTTAAATATCCAGATATAATACCTTCTCATAGATTGGTGTCAGATTCTAAATCATAAGAGTTGACTATAGGTTAATAATTCGCAAACAAGGAGAATGTGTATTTATCATCAATAAGTATAGCATGAAAGTGTCAGTGGACTACAAAGTCATTGTTTtaaaccgacattatatattggggagtgttggaGGTCTACAAAAGGTTGCAAATGGAGAGTACGAGCTGCATTGATGCAGAAGTTGCAACCTTAAGAGATTCAAAAAgtgtttttttgaaaatttatacaGGTGCTGCCAATATGTCAGGTGAcatcactatttttttttaaatccatgaTTGGCTGATGATTTGCAAAAAGTGAGGATAATGCCGCCAACTAATTAGGCGACATCAATGTATTTTGTAGCTTTCaacctatttttataattaatttgtttccCATACCATTTTtgtacttaattatttttataaaaaactatttttttagagATACTGAATGATGTTATTATTTCACCTTTTATAACTTCTATTTGTTGTTATATCATTAATTTTGTAGGTATAGGAGGATTTACCCGCTCCTTTAAACTCtttaaaatagattaatttttaaAGTCAATAACAATTATTATGGTGTATTTACAACTTATGTTGatttaataatgataatatgAACCTCATGTGTTGGTTTGATGAGTACTAACTTAAGAGTAACATGAGTTTGAGTCACACTAATCACGTTATTATTAgagttttattttacttttgtaattaaaaaagaaaaaagaaaagtaaaaataatgGACACCAATTCTCACTTTCGtactatttaaaaaattgtaaatgtgatataATTACAAACAAACCACGTGTgcatatatatagagagagagagagagaataataAGAATATGAAAATGCCTTATTTCGTCACAGTTATTGTTTTGTAGAAAAGATGAAGGTGAAAATGAAGTTGTTGAGAGCCTTTTGCtttcattttattgttaatttgtaTATCCAAAACATGATAACTTATGTAATTAACCTGAAAACCAATTCTcatccatttattttttttaacttataatttaatCCATGATAAATGGAGTGATGGTAGAAAGTGACAACTTCTTTATAAATTACCACTTAATTAACCTTTCAAGTCTTAGAAGCCTAATTTAATTAACCCATTTTGAGTAAACTTGGATTGGAACGCACGTCGCCTTTGACTAATCAAAATATGTAGCCTTGTAAGATATTGGCGAAAAAGAAGAAATCAACTAAAACTTGGATTTGACTTTCCCTTGCTTAGAAGATTGGCGTCGATCTCctgataaaaaattattagaactAATTTAAGTAACCGACGCCCCCACTCACGAGATACCGAATCTGTGTTTATCTTTTTCTAATTTAAATAAATGGCAACGGCACCGTGAAATATAAACTAGGGAAAAGTTTTACTAGTGTTAGAATTGGAGATATGTTTCCGACACGTCAATTCTCAAGCCACAACTTTGCAGTATGCATCTATTTGGATCGACGTGGACTTAAACGTAAAGCaacaaaataatccaaaaattGGTGAGAGAAAATCAACGACAGAATTAGaaacaatttttctttttgaaaaaggGAGAGTCGTTCTCCTACGCTCGGCCGCATCACATTTCTGTGCGTCTCAACTGACCAAgacttgatttttgaaaaacaaaaaataaacatgtatccAATTAGTAACTGACACGAGGGAATCGATGTGTATTATTGTCATCTTAAAATGTAGAGAAGCAACTCATTAGTGGAAGCTGACGATTACAGGAATTGGGTGATAAGAACGATCGCAGGAAATCCGATATATTTTCGTTCATGCTTCATAGCTCCCTTTGGTTGTCCATCCCCTATAAAATGctgaaaataagaataaataataataaaaatcagaCTTGCATTATTGATTTATTCCTTTTTTCGTCCATGGATTGAATCATTTTCTCtgcaatctctctctctctctctctctctctcttttgaaGCGTACGGACTAAAAATAAAGCTCAATTGTTGTTCGGAAATTCGATAGAGCAAGGGAGAATGTGGGGATTTGGGGGGAGATATTATTGGGGGAGAAAGGAAAGGGTGGAAAGAAGGAGAGCGGGAGGAGGAGGGATAATTTTAGTATTTGCTTGGATGTCGAGTCAAGAGAAGCCCTTGAAGAACTATGTTCAGCTTTACGCTTCTTTGGGTTGGGATTCATTGGTTTGTCATTCAGAGTTCCTAAACATGTATGGGTCTTCAGCTAAATTCGGCTTTGGATTCCCTTTTTTATTTAACTATTAGTAGTTGCTCGATGCTTTTGACTTGCTGTACCACTTGATTTCCAGTGCTGTGAAATTGTTCTTTCTTGGTGGCGTGGAATTAGAATCATTGACCCTTGCTTTTAAATGCTTCATCTTGAATTTCTTTGATTGTTTTATATTTCTGATTATAAAGGAATATGTTATGCAAATGTTAAATGAAGTTAAGTCTTTGATTGATAATTTTGGACTGAAATTCGATGTGCACCTGCTCAAGGCTGACTGAATTTGGAGTTGGATTTTGATGTTTGTAATCTGTGTAGGTTCTTCCCCGAGAAGGCTGCAACTCTAGCACATGATCTTCTTAAGGAACTTGTTGAGGTaattcaattcattcaatcaGTGTCTTACAAAGGGAAAGCTTCATTTCATATGGTTTCCTCTGAAGTCTGGACACAATCTGTCTAAAGTGTTTCAAGATGGAAAGATTAGTTTCCTGCCAATGCTTTCAATCTTCACTTTTTCAGTAACCctgtattctgaaattttatgcTTTAGTGCATTGAGTGGGTTTTCTCTTTTGGGTTGCATGCAGGAGCTAAAGATTAGGCCATGCCCTGTggtcttttcatctttttctggTGGCCCTAAGGCCTGCATGTACAAGGTTCTTCAGGTCATACTTTGAAAACTCCATTTGTTTTTAACCTTATATGTGAAAATActtgtttccatttgtttctgtGGTGATATAGCTTTATGATTTCTttgctgcagatgattgtgggatCCTGTGAAGTGGAAGTAAATCCAGTATGTTATCTTTCGACAACTTTTAAATCATGCTATTGTATTCATTCTTTCCCGTTTTCTTTTGATTGCTGAATAGATTAAAATTGGTTTTATTGTTAAGAGAAATATTACCACATCAATCCTGAAAATCATTGTCTCTCTTTTCCATATGACATAAAAATAAACCAATTGTTGGTATAATGGCATTTCGGAAAAGATGCTTTCCTAGAGTAATAATCAATATGGTTTATGAACATTGCTACGGACATTTAAGTTCTACTGGTCTAGTAAATCTTCTTTGACTTCCGATGAAGGATGACCTCCAACTGGTGAAGGAGTGCTTTTCAGGCCATATTTTTGATTCCAGTCCAGTGGATTTTACCAGTGATTTGGGTGCTCGATTTGTTGTTCACCCAACAGTTCTCAGAATGTCTCATCCTCCAAGAATAGCATCATGGATAGCAAATGGCATTGCTTCTGGACTTGATGCTCTCTTCCTCAGCAGGTTTGAATCCCATCGTGCTGAGTATTGGCAGACTCTATATGCTTCTATTGTAAGTGTACTATAAATTTTATTAGTCAACTTAttacttccatttttcttatatttattgTTTACTCATTACCATTCTTTTGCAGAGGATGGGGGCACCATATCTCATATTATGCTCGGAAACTGACGATCTTGCTCCTTATCAAATCATCCACAATTTCGCTCAAAGAATACAACAACTTGGGGGTGACGTAAAACTTGTTAAGTTTAATGGTTCTCCTCATGTAGGTCTGTTTCTAAACTTATGAGAAACTGCTTATATTAGAACATGATCATACTATATATAAAGTGTTAATCAGGGTTCGGCAACACAGCAGAAACATATTGGGCCTGTGTGTGTGTGTTGGGGGGGGGGAATTATAATTGATAGTCATGCATTCATCTTCAAGCATCCATCACATGGGTCCGGACCCATGTTGTTTGCATGCATAAGAATAGGTTTGTAAATTTATTTCTTAAACATAAGCCTAGCTGACGCATCAGTGGA
The sequence above is drawn from the Gossypium hirsutum isolate 1008001.06 chromosome A05, Gossypium_hirsutum_v2.1, whole genome shotgun sequence genome and encodes:
- the LOC107958108 gene encoding uncharacterized protein — translated: MWGFGGRYYWGRKERVERRRAGGGGIILVFAWMSSQEKPLKNYVQLYASLGWDSLVCHSEFLNMFFPEKAATLAHDLLKELVEELKIRPCPVVFSSFSGGPKACMYKVLQMIVGSCEVEVNPDDLQLVKECFSGHIFDSSPVDFTSDLGARFVVHPTVLRMSHPPRIASWIANGIASGLDALFLSRFESHRAEYWQTLYASIRMGAPYLILCSETDDLAPYQIIHNFAQRIQQLGGDVKLVKFNGSPHVGHYRDYPVDYRAAVTELLGKASALYFGRIQQLEGEQVGSAEAHDEISEPISNIGKTALSPNLSFQGTPLMQSDHFLLPSSIEYYEGRDFGSVQDEQKESLIRLPQPSSIDVNGVLGQILFDVCVPKDVEGWDMKSSDSSSRHPYTSSLWRNSHFNPIKCIRRSRL
- the LOC107958105 gene encoding probable carboxylesterase 2, yielding MSSITSEVALDLFPFLKVYKDGTLERLAGVEVVPPGLDPETNVLSKDILILPKTGVSARIYRPNLVTEPQKLPLVVYFHGGAFCAASPASLEYHTSLNKLVAEANIIALSVDYRLVPEHPLPTAYEDSWAALQWVASHKEENGNHEAWIKDYVELDEVFLTGDSSGANIAHHLALRIKESNLSYKLKIVGIGMIHPYFWGTNPIGSEVTDQFRKELVDKWWLYVCPSDKGCDDPLINPFVDGSSDLANLACDRILVIVAEKDILKERGRLYYDRLVKSGWKGKAEFMETEGEDHVFHIFRPDCAKAKSLIQRLASFFKM
- the LOC107958107 gene encoding probable carboxylesterase 2; its protein translation is MESNASEVSLDLFPYLKVYKNGTLERIAGVEVVPPGLDPETNVLSKDIVIIPETGVSARIYVPNLISEDRKLPLVVYFHGGAFCVASPAFPPYHTSLNKLVAEANIIALSVDYRLVPEHPLPTAYEDSWAALQWIASHKDEDGNQEAWIKDYVEFEQVFLAGDSAGGNIAHHLALRIKESNLGQKLKILGIGMIHPYFWGASPIGPELNDRSRKELVDKWWLYVCPTDKGCDDPLINPFVDGESADLAGLACDRILIIVAEKDILKGRGWLYYDKLVKSGWKGKAEIMETEGEDHVFHIFNPDCDNANRLIKRLASFFNQGKLPFQWKCESEVLG